In the genome of Sebastes umbrosus isolate fSebUmb1 chromosome 14, fSebUmb1.pri, whole genome shotgun sequence, one region contains:
- the LOC119502281 gene encoding protein phosphatase 1 regulatory subunit 27: MKYNYHVPVSTYTRSSQYTPTYHTPTYYTPSNYTATTPHYTPSYTSTTKYTPTQYSTTQYTTSHYTSASKAASTYVPSYSKESRYSSTRRTQAQEKPAPVIPVAPAKRTVHFPNDIIFQDIVRRGDMEQIGRFMRARKVRVDTLFHSGMAALHEAVLTGNLEVVKLLVKYGADVHQRDEDGWTPLHMACSDGYPEIARYLLSVAASTEAENENGEKPADLIDPECKELVKLFEKGCV, from the exons ATGAAGTACAACTACCATGTGCCCGTGTCAACGTACACACGCAGCTCACAGTACACACCAACATACCACACGCCCACCTACTACACTCCCTCAAATTACACAGCAACTACACCGCACTACACACCCTCGTACACCTCTACAACGAAGTACACCCCGACACAGTACAGCACGACACAGTACACCACGTCACATTACACGTCCGCCTCCAAGGCTGCATCGACATACGTCCCCTCGTACAGCAAAGAGTCACGGTACAGTTCAACGCGTCGCACGCAAGCGCAGGAAAAGCCAGCACCTGTGATACCTGTCGCACCTGCAAAGAGAACTGTGCACTTCCCCAATGACATCATCTTCCAGGATATCGTGAGACGAGGAGATATGGAGCAAATCGGTCGTTTCATGAGAGCGAGGAAAGTTCGCGTGGATACACTTTTCCACTCAG GTATGGCGGCGCTACACGAAGCCGTGCTAACAGGGAACTTGGAGGTGGTGAAGTTGCTGGTGAAATATGGCGCTGATGTTCATCAGAGAGACGAGGATGGCTGGACGCCACTTCACATGGCCTGCAGTGACGGCTACCCTGAAATTGCCAG ATATCTGCTGTCGGTGGCAGCCAGCACAGAGGCAGAGAACGAAAATGGGGAGAAGCCTGCAGACCTCATCGACCCCGAATGCAAAGAGCTGGTCAAACTGTTCGAGAAGGGATGTGTGTGA